The Gemmata palustris genome includes a region encoding these proteins:
- a CDS encoding RNA polymerase sigma factor, translated as MASGGLPQLIDAHYEALYRYAYRLSGSSADAEDLTQETFGKALARLPQLREPDRARAWLFRILRNVYLHKIRDQKRHKVVPLDAVGDLPDRSGDDPVPEIDPAKLQHVLDELDETFRTPIILFYFEEFSYRDIAEQMDLPIGTVMSRLARGKAYLRTRLSPTDEADRERIASAPKKVTDGLP; from the coding sequence ATGGCGTCTGGCGGCTTGCCCCAATTAATCGACGCTCACTACGAGGCCCTCTACCGGTACGCCTACCGATTGAGCGGGTCCTCGGCGGACGCCGAGGACCTGACGCAAGAAACGTTCGGGAAGGCACTCGCTCGGTTGCCCCAGCTCCGCGAACCGGACCGCGCCAGGGCCTGGCTGTTCCGAATTCTGCGGAACGTGTATTTGCATAAGATCCGCGACCAGAAGCGGCACAAAGTGGTCCCGCTCGACGCGGTGGGCGACCTGCCCGATCGGTCCGGCGACGACCCGGTGCCGGAGATCGACCCGGCCAAGCTCCAGCACGTGCTGGACGAACTGGATGAGACGTTTCGCACGCCCATCATCCTGTTCTATTTTGAAGAGTTCAGCTACCGCGACATCGCCGAGCAAATGGATCTGCCGATCGGAACCGTGATGTCGCGCCTGGCGCGGGGGAAGGCGTACCTCAGAACCCGCCTCAGCCCGACCGACGAAGCGGACCGCGAACGGATCGCGAGCGCTCCGAAGAAGGTGACCGATGGACTGCCGTGA
- the larE gene encoding ATP-dependent sacrificial sulfur transferase LarE — protein sequence MGTATLDPTVEVVAKRDRLLAVLRGLDGVAVAFSGGIDSTVVAKAAFLALGARAVAVTADSASVARSELADARELARLIGIRHVVVRTDEFRNPDYTKNDGTRCYHCKTELYTTVESLLPELEVPVMASGANLDDLGDYRPGLVAAAEHFVRHPLQEAGFTKADVRALAQHWELPTWDKPAAPCLSSRMAPGVAVTPERTKRVEDAEAYLRSLGLRECRVRYHEGDLARVEVSPGELAALACEPARAELARTLHALGFKFVTLDLDGFRSGSLNELVPLELKLKFRREE from the coding sequence ATGGGGACAGCAACTCTCGACCCGACTGTGGAAGTGGTGGCGAAGCGGGACCGGCTGCTCGCGGTGCTGCGCGGACTCGACGGGGTGGCCGTCGCGTTCAGTGGCGGTATCGATAGCACTGTCGTCGCGAAAGCCGCGTTCCTGGCGCTCGGCGCGCGTGCCGTAGCCGTGACCGCTGACAGCGCGAGTGTCGCCCGCTCCGAGCTCGCCGACGCGCGAGAACTTGCGAGACTGATCGGGATTCGCCACGTCGTCGTCCGCACGGACGAGTTCCGCAACCCGGACTACACGAAGAACGACGGCACCCGCTGTTATCACTGCAAAACGGAACTGTACACCACCGTCGAATCGCTGCTGCCGGAACTGGAAGTTCCCGTCATGGCGAGCGGCGCGAACCTCGACGACCTCGGCGACTACCGGCCGGGGCTGGTCGCGGCGGCCGAACACTTCGTGCGCCACCCGCTGCAAGAGGCCGGGTTCACGAAGGCGGACGTTCGCGCACTCGCGCAGCACTGGGAACTCCCTACCTGGGACAAGCCCGCTGCGCCGTGTTTATCGAGCCGCATGGCGCCGGGCGTCGCGGTCACGCCAGAGCGCACGAAGCGCGTCGAGGACGCGGAAGCGTACCTGCGCTCGCTCGGGTTGCGAGAGTGCCGCGTGCGGTACCACGAGGGCGATCTGGCGCGCGTCGAAGTATCACCGGGCGAATTGGCGGCACTGGCGTGCGAACCGGCACGAGCGGAACTCGCGCGAACGCTTCACGCGCTGGGGTTCAAGTTTGTGACACTCGATCTCGACGGCTTCCGCTCGGGTAGCCTGAACGAATTGGTGCCGTTGGAATTGAAACTGAAATTCCGAAGGGAAGAGTAG
- a CDS encoding response regulator — translation MPYDIEDRLTQTPKPLYPIMTPPPKAQAMPASRELQSSGDIHILILDDDPHTCAVIQAALNNRDFVTEVVSDPMMVEAALSSSRRYHLIVLDYVLPGLEAEQVFGWIRDHQPDANIVVVTGYPSVDSAINCLRAKTCDYLTKPFQIEQLREIVYRCLESQGLLRMTEDALKEALGAAIRERRKALALTLSNMSDRTGVSLGYLSQIELGKNSASIETLYRICLALGMKMSELFLSVQRA, via the coding sequence GTGCCCTACGACATTGAGGACCGATTGACCCAGACACCCAAACCGTTGTACCCGATTATGACGCCGCCGCCAAAAGCACAAGCGATGCCCGCGTCGCGGGAACTCCAGTCCTCGGGTGACATCCACATTCTCATCCTGGACGACGACCCGCACACGTGCGCCGTCATCCAGGCGGCGCTCAACAACCGCGACTTCGTGACCGAGGTCGTGTCCGACCCGATGATGGTCGAGGCCGCGCTCTCGTCGAGCCGGCGGTACCACCTGATCGTGCTGGACTACGTGCTCCCCGGGCTCGAAGCGGAGCAGGTGTTCGGCTGGATCCGCGACCACCAACCGGACGCGAACATCGTCGTTGTCACCGGCTACCCGTCGGTGGACAGCGCGATCAACTGCCTCCGGGCGAAGACCTGTGACTACCTGACCAAGCCGTTCCAGATCGAGCAGCTCCGCGAGATCGTGTACCGGTGCCTGGAGAGCCAGGGGCTCCTCCGGATGACCGAGGACGCGCTCAAGGAGGCACTCGGTGCGGCGATCCGCGAGCGCCGAAAGGCCCTGGCGCTGACGCTCTCCAACATGAGCGACCGCACCGGTGTTTCGCTCGGGTACCTGAGCCAGATCGAACTGGGTAAGAACTCCGCGTCGATCGAAACGCTGTACCGGATCTGCCTGGCACTGGGCATGAAAATGAGCGAACTGTTCCTGTCCGTGCAGCGGGCGTAA
- a CDS encoding HEAT repeat domain-containing protein — MFATAARVVGVCVLVALTSGVGRADDKDPVYEGKKFSEWASTAQTGQSVRQRSIAIDALGKIWIMDRKTGAIEYVVAVLRSDKSAAVRAQAAIVLAGLREEDMKQYGAPALIDVLKTEKESKVRKELIAAMAKFPFVCAAGVGSLTPALKDPDSIVRVAAGEALALAGPMAKSAAPELIPLLKDPTKTVRIAAIYALGRVTPEAGTTIAEGMAAMLGAEKDLDIRRELLASIGLLAEKSEPVIKALTVALTDAEDDVRRGAARTLGTFGSAAAPAVDELFKLVLSDKTKDIRVDAVRAFGSALGPTGVKARLKDLRPLLDPAKQPDFEVRLALIDEIAALGYDNLGADLVSPDKGVKAEALETIVALRLRLADPQVKVREAAGVAIRKIEKKPEPKKDPEKKQ, encoded by the coding sequence ATGTTCGCTACCGCCGCGCGGGTCGTTGGTGTGTGTGTACTCGTCGCGCTGACGAGCGGGGTGGGGCGCGCCGACGATAAAGACCCGGTCTACGAGGGCAAGAAGTTCAGCGAGTGGGCGAGCACCGCACAGACGGGCCAGTCGGTCCGGCAGCGCTCGATCGCGATCGACGCGCTGGGCAAAATCTGGATCATGGATCGCAAGACGGGCGCCATCGAGTACGTTGTGGCCGTGCTCCGGAGCGACAAGAGCGCGGCCGTTCGCGCCCAGGCCGCGATCGTTCTCGCGGGGCTCCGCGAAGAGGACATGAAACAGTACGGCGCGCCGGCGCTGATCGACGTTCTCAAGACCGAGAAGGAGTCGAAGGTCCGCAAAGAGCTCATCGCTGCGATGGCCAAGTTCCCCTTCGTGTGTGCGGCCGGGGTCGGGTCGCTCACCCCGGCACTCAAAGATCCCGACTCGATCGTTCGCGTTGCCGCCGGGGAAGCACTGGCACTCGCCGGCCCGATGGCGAAGTCCGCGGCGCCGGAACTGATCCCGCTTCTTAAAGACCCCACCAAAACGGTACGCATCGCTGCGATCTACGCGCTCGGGCGCGTCACCCCGGAAGCGGGGACCACGATCGCCGAGGGTATGGCCGCGATGCTCGGCGCGGAAAAAGACCTCGACATCAGGCGAGAACTACTCGCATCAATCGGGCTCCTCGCAGAAAAATCCGAGCCGGTTATCAAAGCACTCACGGTCGCACTGACCGACGCGGAAGACGACGTGCGCCGCGGAGCTGCCAGGACGCTCGGCACGTTCGGATCGGCTGCAGCGCCAGCCGTGGACGAGTTGTTCAAACTGGTGCTGAGCGACAAAACAAAGGACATTCGCGTGGACGCGGTGCGGGCGTTCGGTTCCGCCCTCGGGCCGACGGGAGTGAAGGCCCGGCTCAAGGATCTGCGCCCGTTACTCGACCCCGCCAAACAGCCGGATTTTGAGGTGCGCCTCGCACTCATTGATGAAATCGCCGCGCTGGGGTACGACAACCTCGGGGCCGATCTCGTATCCCCCGATAAGGGCGTTAAGGCCGAGGCGCTGGAAACGATCGTCGCGCTGCGGTTGCGCTTGGCCGATCCGCAAGTAAAGGTCCGCGAGGCCGCCGGGGTCGCGATTCGGAAAATCGAGAAGAAGCCGGAGCCGAAGAAAGACCCGGAAAAGAAACAGTAG
- a CDS encoding ATP-binding protein, whose amino-acid sequence MSTPGTLTSALAFVPNWWQETTDPAAFDALLSGWARACGWRSCGFVWASESASITKTVQAGLEIEISAPPEVPDALRRLKSGESTVLYSIPGTTGRVFAAVHPAGRPIGVLWAEKTAGQPWADGERAYLALVAKTVERTPALSALIGPVIDPERLYQRLGDVAVIAGRMAHDFDNLLQGIIGFSDLTLPLLQPGSQPANFVAEIGKVGQRGIQFTQQLHHLSRSGQVKPNPGAVALALTKEETRLKIAAQNGIRIEKEFAPSLPPVAVEAGPLQIVIGHLLENAVEACSAGGVVRVAARPVEMTDADARAYLGRAGVGGYLQITVSDTGPGIKPEVRRRLFVEPFFTTKVRHRGLGLAIVYRVLCSHRGGIQLEPVPSPGTGTQVRVVLPLAAARPPAVSGSVTANAVGG is encoded by the coding sequence ATGTCCACACCCGGAACCCTAACCTCTGCTCTCGCTTTTGTCCCGAACTGGTGGCAAGAAACCACCGATCCGGCCGCGTTCGATGCACTGCTGTCCGGGTGGGCGCGTGCGTGCGGATGGCGGTCGTGCGGGTTCGTGTGGGCCAGCGAGAGCGCTTCGATCACGAAAACGGTCCAGGCCGGGCTGGAGATTGAAATCTCGGCCCCGCCCGAAGTACCCGATGCCCTCCGCCGACTCAAGAGCGGCGAATCTACGGTGCTGTACTCGATTCCCGGGACGACGGGGCGCGTGTTCGCCGCCGTTCACCCGGCCGGGCGCCCGATCGGGGTGCTGTGGGCGGAGAAGACCGCCGGGCAGCCCTGGGCCGATGGCGAACGGGCCTACCTCGCACTCGTCGCCAAGACCGTTGAACGTACCCCCGCACTCTCGGCCCTCATCGGCCCCGTGATCGATCCCGAGCGCCTGTACCAGCGCCTCGGCGACGTGGCCGTGATCGCCGGGCGCATGGCACACGACTTCGACAACCTGCTCCAGGGGATCATCGGGTTCTCGGACCTGACGCTCCCGCTGTTGCAACCCGGCTCGCAGCCCGCGAACTTCGTCGCCGAGATCGGCAAGGTCGGGCAGCGCGGGATCCAGTTCACCCAGCAGTTGCACCACCTGAGCCGCAGCGGACAGGTGAAGCCGAACCCCGGCGCCGTGGCCCTGGCTCTAACGAAGGAAGAAACGCGGCTCAAGATCGCGGCCCAGAACGGCATCCGAATCGAAAAGGAGTTCGCGCCGAGCCTGCCGCCGGTCGCGGTCGAAGCCGGACCGCTCCAGATCGTGATCGGGCACCTGCTCGAGAACGCGGTCGAAGCGTGCTCGGCGGGCGGCGTGGTCCGGGTCGCGGCCCGGCCGGTCGAGATGACCGACGCCGACGCCCGCGCTTATCTGGGGCGCGCCGGGGTCGGCGGGTACCTGCAAATCACCGTTTCTGACACCGGCCCGGGGATCAAGCCGGAGGTGCGGCGGCGGCTGTTCGTGGAACCGTTTTTCACCACCAAGGTGCGTCACCGCGGGCTAGGATTGGCCATCGTGTACCGCGTGCTGTGTTCGCACCGCGGGGGAATTCAACTCGAACCCGTACCATCACCCGGAACCGGCACTCAGGTGCGGGTCGTGCTGCCGCTGGCCGCCGCCCGACCCCCGGCCGTGTCCGGATCTGTCACCGCCAACGCGGTCGGAGGTTAG
- a CDS encoding DUF1559 family PulG-like putative transporter, which translates to MPRRSLIVPLGILLTCLVLVPACKKKPPTSPDGTTEPGPSAAPNAASSDHVLFAHLKVKDIGNSDIFTEIKQAFTKTGWDQIEEKLSQRIGIKPTDFDAVTFCVTEAPENGEPKFVLILASNKPVNKTTAFGLQSQHLMQDFYKLFDEGRIHFPNDKTVVLLSPVLIPQYLEGYAKNQTSGWPLTPDLTKSAAGHTAFLVARLDKFPTEARNGREMKEFAPLLAAHTLTVTADLKGKELSATARAAFPDATAANRAKEKGQELMKMATGEVEKLMTGKSDLGGVFPAVKEAHRTLQTAKVEVSGSDLTLAASYKADFDIGQMVAEAVKKIRESAVKMSALNHFKQIVLALLNYDSGYNAAPVHGVGPKGALLKNANEKPLLSWRVAILPYIDQNDLYQQFKFDEPWDSENNKKLIDKMPKLFAPVGKPSKPGYTHMQMVVGPNALQPPSVNIPHSFPDGTSNTIAVVEAAEPVIWTKPDDVMLPGAALPKDLKKKFGGVQPGGFNVALWDGSVRFIPDTVSERTLGLLLNPKDGQVLPSDW; encoded by the coding sequence ATGCCCCGCCGGTCACTCATCGTGCCACTCGGCATTTTGCTCACGTGCCTCGTGCTCGTCCCGGCCTGCAAGAAGAAGCCGCCCACGAGCCCCGACGGGACCACGGAACCCGGCCCGAGCGCGGCCCCGAACGCCGCCAGCTCCGATCACGTGCTGTTCGCTCACCTGAAGGTGAAGGACATCGGTAATAGTGACATTTTCACAGAAATTAAGCAGGCATTTACAAAAACAGGCTGGGATCAGATCGAGGAAAAACTCAGTCAGCGAATCGGAATAAAACCGACCGATTTTGATGCGGTGACGTTCTGCGTGACCGAGGCTCCAGAAAACGGAGAACCAAAGTTCGTCCTAATCCTTGCATCCAATAAGCCGGTCAACAAAACCACAGCTTTCGGCCTCCAATCGCAACACCTTATGCAAGACTTTTACAAGTTATTCGACGAAGGGCGCATCCACTTCCCGAACGACAAAACTGTGGTTCTGCTCAGCCCGGTTCTGATACCACAATATCTCGAAGGTTACGCCAAGAACCAGACGAGCGGGTGGCCGCTCACACCGGACTTGACGAAGTCCGCCGCCGGACACACGGCGTTCCTGGTCGCTCGGTTAGACAAGTTTCCCACAGAAGCACGAAACGGGCGCGAGATGAAGGAATTCGCGCCGCTCCTGGCGGCCCACACCCTCACCGTGACGGCCGACCTGAAGGGCAAGGAACTCAGTGCCACCGCCCGCGCCGCGTTCCCGGACGCAACCGCAGCCAACCGAGCTAAGGAGAAAGGTCAAGAGTTGATGAAGATGGCGACGGGCGAGGTCGAGAAGCTCATGACGGGCAAGTCCGACCTCGGCGGCGTGTTCCCCGCGGTCAAGGAAGCGCACCGCACACTCCAAACTGCGAAGGTCGAAGTGTCCGGGTCGGATCTGACTCTAGCGGCCAGCTACAAGGCCGACTTCGACATCGGGCAGATGGTCGCCGAGGCCGTGAAAAAGATCCGCGAGTCCGCCGTGAAAATGTCCGCATTAAACCACTTCAAGCAGATCGTGCTGGCACTGCTCAACTACGACAGCGGGTACAACGCGGCTCCCGTCCACGGGGTCGGACCAAAGGGCGCGTTGCTCAAGAACGCGAACGAGAAGCCCCTGTTGAGCTGGCGGGTCGCTATCCTGCCGTACATTGATCAAAATGATCTCTACCAGCAGTTCAAGTTCGACGAGCCGTGGGACAGCGAGAACAACAAGAAGCTCATCGACAAGATGCCCAAGCTGTTCGCTCCGGTCGGCAAGCCGAGTAAACCGGGCTACACCCACATGCAGATGGTCGTCGGCCCGAACGCGCTGCAACCGCCGTCCGTCAACATCCCCCACTCGTTCCCAGATGGGACGTCGAACACGATCGCGGTGGTCGAAGCGGCCGAACCGGTCATCTGGACCAAGCCGGACGACGTGATGCTGCCGGGCGCCGCACTGCCGAAGGATCTCAAGAAGAAATTCGGTGGGGTGCAACCGGGCGGGTTCAATGTCGCGCTGTGGGACGGTTCGGTCCGGTTCATCCCCGACACCGTTAGTGAACGAACCCTCGGCCTGCTTCTCAATCCCAAGGACGGTCAGGTGCTCCCGTCCGACTGGTGA